The Carcharodon carcharias isolate sCarCar2 chromosome 23, sCarCar2.pri, whole genome shotgun sequence genome has a window encoding:
- the LOC121269174 gene encoding heat shock protein beta-11-like has protein sequence MLSCRAFHPSRLCQQPVYTLWPVPHRVCEPLECNMWKQVEESRKSMNFMERVLEELVKEFWEEKPRNQDNRPDDNEQGKRLSEDKEGDGFCLSLDVQRFSPEELNVKVLGRKVLVTGKHEKKSDDGSGSSSYKYEEFRREFQLPEDVDAEALNCCLSQDGRLKVQAPRLALPAVNERTVPVNITSDTTTSPQLNPGQEAQKLENGKYERKDEEEVKMDN, from the coding sequence ATGCTGAGCTGTCGGGCTTTCCACCCTTCACGTCTGTGCCAGCAGCCTGTGTACACATTGTGGCCTGTTCCACACAGGGTCTGTGAGCCGCTTGAATGCAACATGTGGAAACAGGTGGAAGAATCGAGAAAGAGCATGAACTTCATGGAGCGAGTTCTTGAGGAGTTGGTAAAAGAATTTTGGGAGGAAAAACCAAGAAATCAGGACAACAGACCTGATGAtaatgaacaaggcaaaagacTATCAGAGGACAAGGAGGGAGATGGCTTTTGTCTGTCCCTGGATGTCCAGCGATTCTCCCCAGAAGAACTGAATGTGAAAGTACTTGGAAGAAAAGTACTGGTGACAGGAAAACACGAGAAGAAAAGTGATGATGGCAGCGGCTCTTCCAGCTACAAatatgaagagttcaggagagaatttCAGCTGCCAGAAGATGTCGATGCTGAAGCTCTTAACTGCTGTTTGTCACAGGACGGTCGGTTAAAGGTTCAAGCCCCACGCCTGGCACTGCCAGCTGTGAATGAACGAACCGTGCCCGTCAACATCACTTCAGATACAACAACCAGTCCCCAGCTAAATCCTGGCCAAGAGGCACAGAAACTGGAGAATGGAAAATATGAGAGGAAAGATGAGGAGGAAGTAAAAATGGACAATTAA
- the LOC121269167 gene encoding heat shock protein 30C-like, with amino-acid sequence MLSCRAFHPSRLCQQPVYTLWPVPHRVSEPLECNTRKQVEEARKNMNFMERVLEELAKEFWEEKPRNQDNRPDDNEEGKRQSEDKEGDGFSLSLDVQRFSPEGLKVKVLGRKVLVTGKHEKKSDDGSGSSSYKYEEFRREFQLPEDVDAEALNCCLSQDGRLKVQAPRLALPAVNERTVPVNITSDTTTSPRLIPGQEAQNLESGKE; translated from the coding sequence ATGCTGAGCTGTCGGGCTTTCCACCCTTCACGTCTGTGCCAGCAGCCTGTGTACACATTGTGGCCTGttccacacagggtcagtgagcCGCTTGAATGCAACACGCGGAAACAGGTGGAAGAAGCGAGAAAGAACATGAACTTCATGGAGCGAGTTCTTGAGGAGCTGGCAAAAGAATTTTGGGAGGAAAAACCAAGAAATCAGGACAACAGACCTGATGATAATGAAGAAGGCAAAAGACAATCAGAGGACAAGGAGGGAGATGGCTTTTCTCTGTCCTTGGATGTCCAGCGATTCTCCCCAGAAGGACTGAAGGTGAAAGTACTTGGAAGAAAAGTGCTGGTGACAGGAAAACACGAGAAGAAGAGTGATGATGGCAGCGGCTCTTCCAGCTACAAatatgaagagttcaggagagaatttCAGCTGCCAGAAGATGTCGATGCTGAAGCTCTTAACTGCTGTTTGTCACAGGATGGTCGGTTAAAGGTTCAAGCCCCACGCCTGGCACTGCCAGCTGTGAATGAACGAACCGTGCCCGTCAACATCACCTCGGATACAACAACCAGTCCCCGGCTAATTCCTGGTCAAGAGGCACAGAACCTGGAGAGTGGAAAAGAATGA
- the LOC121269254 gene encoding heat shock protein beta-11-like, with product MWKLMEEARKSMNCMERVLEELTKEFWEEKPRNQNNKPDDNEEGFSPEELNVKVLGRKVLVTGKHEKKSDDGSSSSSYKYEEFRREFHLPEDVDAEALNCSLSQDGRLKVQAARLALPAVNEQTVPVNITSDTTTSPRLNPGQETQKLESGKYERKDEEQVKMDN from the exons ATGTGGAAACTTATGGAAGAAGCAAGAAAGAGCATGAACTGCATGGAGCGAGTTCTTGAGGAGCTGACAAAAGAATTTTGGGAGGAAAAACCAAGAAATCAGAATAACAAACCTGATGATAATGAAGAAG GATTCTCCCCAGAAGAATTGAATGTGAAAGTACTTGGAAGAAAAGTGCTGGTGACTGGAAAACACGAGAAGAAAagtgatgatggcagcagctcttccAGCTACAAatatgaagagttcaggagagaatttCACCTGCCAGAAGATGTCGATGCTGAAGCTCTTAACTGCAGTTTGTCACAGGACGGTCGGTTAAAGGTTCAAGCCGCACGCCTGGCACTGCCAGCTGTGAATGAACAAACCGTGCCCGTCAACATCACCTCGGATACAACAACCAGTCCCCGGCTAAATCCTGGTCAAGAGACACAGAAACTGGAGAGTGGAAAATATGAGAGGAAAGATGAGGAGCAAGTAAAAATGGACAATTAA
- the LOC121269223 gene encoding heat shock protein beta-11-like: MWKQVEGARTSLSFMERVLEELAKEFWEEKARNQGNRPDDNEEGKRQSEAKERDGFSLSLDVQRFSPEELNVKLLGRKMLVTGKHEKKIDDGSGSSIYKYEEFRREFQLPEDVNAEALNCCMS, translated from the coding sequence ATGTGGAAACAGGTGGAAGGAGCAAGAACGAGCTTGAGCTTCATGGAGCGAGTTCTTGAGGAGCTGGCAAAAGAATTTTGGGAGGAAAAAGCAAGAAATCAGGGCAACAGACCTGATGATAATGAAGAAGGCAAAAGACAATCAGAGGCCAAGGAGAGAGATGGCTTTTCTCTGTCCCTGGATGTCCAGCGATTCTCCCCAGAAGAGCTGAATGTGAAACTACTTGGAAGAAAAATGCTGGTGACAGGAAAACACGAGAAGAAAATTGATGATGGCAGCGGCTCTTCCATCTACAAatatgaagagttcaggagagaatttCAGCTGCCAGAAGATGTCAATGCTGAAGCTCTTAACTGCTGTATGTCATAG
- the LOC121269162 gene encoding heat shock protein 30-like, with amino-acid sequence MNFMERVLEELAKEFWEEKPRNQDNRPDDNEEGKRQSEDKEGDGFSLSLDVQRFSPEELKVKVLGRKVLVTGKHEKKSDDGSGSSSYKYEEFRREFQLPEDVDAEALNCCLSQDGRLKVQAPRLALPAVNERTVPVNITSDTTTSPWLNLGQEAQKLESGKAERKSEEEVKMDN; translated from the coding sequence ATGAACTTCATGGAACGAGTTCTTGAGGAGCTGGCAAAAGAATTTTGGGAGGAAAAACCAAGAAATCAGGACAACAGACCTGATGATAATGAAGAAGGTAAAAGACAATCAGAGGACAAGGAGGGAGATGGCTTTTCTCTGTCCCTGGATGTCCAGCGATTCTCCCCAGAAGAACTGAAGGTGAAAGTACTTGGAAGAAAAGTGCTGGTGACAGGAAAACACGAGAAAAAGAGTGATGATGGCAGCGGCTCTTCCAGCTACAAatatgaagagttcaggagagaatttCAGCTGCCAGAAGATGTCGATGCTGAAGCTCTTAACTGCTGTTTGTCACAGGACGGTCGGTTAAAGGTTCAAGCCCCACGCCTGGCACTGCCAGCTGTGAATGAAAGAACCGTGCCCGTCAACATCACCTCGGATACAACAACCAGTCCCTGGCTAAATCTTGGCCAAGAGGCACAGAAACTGGAGAGCGGAAAAGCTGAGAGGAAAAGTGAGGAGGAAGTAAAAATGGACAATTAA
- the LOC121269144 gene encoding heat shock protein beta-11-like codes for MLSCRAFHTSHLCQQPVYSLWPVPRRVSEPLECNVWKQVEEVRKSMIFMERVLEELAKEFWEEKTRNQDNRPDDNEKGKRQSEDKEGDGFCLSLDVQRFSPEELKVKVLGRKVLVTGKHEKKSDDGSGSSSYKYEEFRREFQLPEDVDAEDLNCCLSQDGRLKVQAPRLALPAVNERTVPVNITSDTTSPRLNPGQEAQKLESGKE; via the coding sequence ATGCTGAGCTGTCGGGCTTTCCACACATCACATCTTTGCCAGCAGCCTGTGTACTCATTGTGGCCTGTTCCACGCAGAGTCAGTGAGCCACTTGAATGCAATGTGTGGAAACAGGTGGAAGAAGTGAGAAAGAGCATGATCTTCATGGAGCGAGTTCTTGAGGAGCTGGCAAAAGAATTTTGGGAGGAAAAAACAAGAAATCAGGACAACAGACCTGATGATAATGAAAAAGGTAAAAGACAATCAGAGGACAAGGAGGGAGATGGCTTTTGTCTGTCCCTGGATGTCCAGCGATTCTCCCCAGAAGAACTGAAGGTGAAAGTACTTGGAAGAAAAGTGCTGGTGACAGGAAAACACGAGAAGAAAAGTGATGATGGCAGCGGCTCTTCCAGCTACAAatatgaagagttcaggagagaatttCAGCTGCCAGAAGATGTCGATGCTGAAGATCTTAACTGCTGTTTGTCACAGGACGGTCGGTTAAAGGTTCAAGCCCCACGCCTGGCACTGCCAGCTGTGAATGAACGAACCGTGCCCGTCAACATCACCTCGGATACAACCAGTCCCCGGCTAAATCCTGGTCAAGAGGCACAGAAACTGGAGAGTGGAAAAGAATGA
- the LOC121269117 gene encoding heat shock protein beta-11-like — translation MLSCRSFHPSRLCQQPVYTLWPVPHRVCEPLECNTWKQMEESRKSMNFMERVLEELAKEFWEEKPRNQDNRPDDNEEGKRLSEDKEGDGFSLSLDVQRFSPEELNVKVLGRKVLVTGKHEKKSDDGSGSSSYKYEEFRREFQLPEDVDAEDLNCCLSQDGRLKVQAPRLALPAVNERIVPINITSDTTTSPRLNPGQEAQKLESVNDAKKIEEEVKMDN, via the coding sequence ATGCTGAGCTGTCGGTCTTTCCACCCTTCACGTCTGTGCCAGCAGCCTGTGTACACATTGTGGCCTGTTCCACACAGGGTCTGTGAGCCGCTTGAATGCAACACGTGGAAACAGATGGAAGAATCGAGAAAGAGCATGAACTTCATGGAGCGAGTTCTTGAGGAGCTGGCAAAAGAATTTTGGGAGGAAAAACCAAGAAATCAGGACAACAGACCTGATGATAATGAAGAAGGTAAAAGACTATCAGAGGACAAGGAGGGCGATGGCTTTTCTCTGTCCCTGGATGTCCAGCGCTTCTCCCCCGAAGAACTGAATGTGAAAGTACTTGGAAGAAAAGTGCTGGTGACAGGAAAACACGAGAAGAAAAGTGATGATGGCAGCGGCTCTTCCAGCTACAAATATGAAGAGTTCCGGAGAGAATTTCAGCTGCCAGAAGATGTCGATGCTGAAGATCTTAACTGCTGTTTGTCACAGGACGGTCGGTTAAAGGTTCAAGCCCCACGCCTGGCACTGCCAGCTGTGAATGAACGAATTGTGCCCATCAACATCACCTCGGATACAACAACCAGTCCCCGGCTAAATCCTGGCCAAGAGGCACAGAAACTGGAGAGTGTGAATGATGCAAAGAAAATTGAGGAGGAAGTAAAAATGGACAATTAA